The DNA window ACTGACACAATTACTCGCAAGGCACACGATCAAACTAACACCCTATATATACATGCAGGCCTCTGCCATCTCGTCGACGGCGGCAATGATGAATGACGACGACGACTCCAACCCGCCGTTGATGGCCACGTACAAGCATCTCTTGGACAGCCACCCGCGCCGACTGGATGCCGATGaccggacgacgacgacggacgACGATCACAGCCGCAGGTGCGTCCTCCCGGTGATCGACCTGCAGCACGGCGAGGACCAGTGCCTCGAGGCCATCGTGCGCGCGGCGTCGGAGTGGGGATTCTTCCAGGTGACCAACCACGGCGTGCCGCAGGCGCTGCTGGACGAGCTGCATGAGGCGCAggtggccgtgttccggcggccCTTCCAGCGCAAGGTGCGCGAGCCGCTGCTGGACTTCTCGCCGGAGAGCTACCGCTGgggcacgccggcggcgatgCGCCTGGAGCAGCTGTCGTGGTCGGAGGCCTACCACCTCCCCATGACCACGTgcacgccgccggccacctcctccgGTGACAAGACCAGGCTAGTGATCGAGGAGGTGTCCACGGCGATGTCGGAGCTGGCGCAGCAGCTTGCGGGGATCCTCGTCGCGGACCTGcgcggcgacgaggaggacgTGGTGTCGAGGTGCACGCGGAGCACGTGCTTCCTGCGGCTGAACCGGTACCCGccgtgcggcgcggcgagcggcgcctTCGGGCTGTGCCCGCACACGGACAGCGACTTCCTGACCATCCTGCACCAGGACGGCGTGGGCGGCCTGCAGCTGCGCAAGGGCGGGCGGTGGCTCGCCGTGGAACCCAACCCCGGCGCGCTGATCGTGAACGTGGGCGACCTCCTGCAGGCGTGGAGCAACGACCGCTACCGGAGCGTGGAGCACCGGGTCATGGCGAGCGCGGCGAGCGAGAGGTTCTCCGTTGCATTCTTCCTCTGCCCCGCCTACGACACGCTCATCCGCCCGCGCAGCAGcactgccggcggcggcgatcggCCACCTCGCTACAAGAGCTTCACCTTCGGCGAGTACCGGAACCAGATCAGGGAGGACGTCAGGCTCACGGGCCGAAAGCTCGGCCTGCGACGCTTCCGGatccaaggcggcggcggcccactGTGACATCACATCCTGCAAAAGAGCCCAAAAGCTCTTTATCTTTATACAGATGGAGTAGACCTGACCTGACATGACATGACATAAGTACGGCCCAGCAGCCTAACTGGGCCTCCACAAAAATATACTGGTAGATGCAGACCTTtcttttttgtttgtttgtttgttttggAGGGATAGTGTTCTTAATCATCCGAACTACTACTATAAATTTTGGTGGTTGCATTGTGTAATGTGGCTTGAATTTTTTGGCGGATTGCATCATGCATTGCTTAAGTTGGCACCTTCATCTTCATGATTGAAATCCTGGATCCACCACTGGATGGTGAGAGTACGTAGTAATGCAGTGTttcccatgcatgcatgcatgatggGATGGGTACTGACTTTGCAAAGGAAACTAGAGGACCCTGGAGCGGACTAGCTAGGCACTGCACAGCACAGCTAGCTGCATATATAATGAAACAGCTAGCCAGCAGCTTTCTAATATATAACTTCTCCTTTCTGCTGCCAATGATCCACCATGCATGCACAGTTGCACACTATTTGTTCTTGAAAATTCCTTGTCTCAATGATGCAGTAGCGGTTTGATGTTGAACAAGACGCATGATTGTTGGTAAGGCCGGCCATTGCAGGGACCAGTCCGTCGGTCTCGATCTTCTTTGCAGGTAGGTAATCATGCATGCATTATTAATTCATCTCTCAGGCACGCAGCTACCTAAGCTGCTGCCTGGCTTTTGTTACGGTTGACAATGGGTTATGGATCCATGCATGCCGTTGCAAGCTATGATTTGAGATTGGGATGATTCAGAATAACCCCACTCTGACAGACCATCGACCGTACGCCTGAATTTTTCATTCTTTTTTCTCCATCGCATCATATATACTGAATTATATGATATTCTCATTCAGTTAGCTGCTAGTACCTGATGAATAGTACTACCGGCAGTGATGCCGCCTAAGCTGATGCATTGCTACTGCTACAGTGTACAGGTGCAGGTGAGGAATAGTACATGCATATGCATCTAGCTGTATGGTACCGTTCTACCCAGGATGTTACCCAGTCATAAGAGGCTAATATATAATCACAGCTAGCTGCTTTCTTTCGGCCGGGAAAAGAGtatgtcggtacatacggataggggtacctcctgctagggtgtccagaccttTAGCACGTCGCTGCCGCCTTACAGATAAGGGCGTGATGGTGtccggctccggcgtgtgcgccaagcgcatcgtggtggatgcgcgccaccacatgctcggccgcctatcctcCATTATCGCCAAGGAGCTActcaacgaccagaaggtcgtGGTAGCCCGCTGCGAGGAGATCTGCCTCTCCGCAGGCCCCGTCTGTCAGTAAGTCGTCTGACAGGGTCTCCAACCAGATGGGCGCAAGGCAATCCGTGTCCTCACCTTAGTCCTTTGGGTGACGGGACATACGGTCCGGGCTTggcagctgggatcatggtctccggacctccctccCGTGCTCACGTAGGTCCGGTGCTATCTAGGTGCCCACGAGGAAAGGGTGCTCGGGAatggcctccacaggcccggaccctccagggggtccggcgccgccacgtgtgggagccagacccctctgGGGCCTGTCTATCTggactggcctcgggggcccggacctccatCTCCCccaggaaggggtccggtgccaccacgtgtCGCCTCAAGCTGCCGGTGAGGCGGCTGCCGGGCcaaccctgccacgtgcccgtggcagaaggcctCCCGTGGGGCgtcagcccaactaccgcattaaatacgGAAAGGTGGGTTGTGCGTGCCCAAGTCAAAGTATGGCCTGCTCACTGACGCACGGGGCatgtatgctgacaccacggtaagcccgcctgtttccaaggcggcacGTCGTATCATCGTTTACTGTGCGCAAGCGGCGT is part of the Panicum hallii strain FIL2 chromosome 2, PHallii_v3.1, whole genome shotgun sequence genome and encodes:
- the LOC112883053 gene encoding gibberellin 2-beta-dioxygenase 8-like: MMNDDDDSNPPLMATYKHLLDSHPRRLDADDRTTTTDDDHSRRCVLPVIDLQHGEDQCLEAIVRAASEWGFFQVTNHGVPQALLDELHEAQVAVFRRPFQRKVREPLLDFSPESYRWGTPAAMRLEQLSWSEAYHLPMTTCTPPATSSGDKTRLVIEEVSTAMSELAQQLAGILVADLRGDEEDVVSRCTRSTCFLRLNRYPPCGAASGAFGLCPHTDSDFLTILHQDGVGGLQLRKGGRWLAVEPNPGALIVNVGDLLQAWSNDRYRSVEHRVMASAASERFSVAFFLCPAYDTLIRPRSSTAGGGDRPPRYKSFTFGEYRNQIREDVRLTGRKLGLRRFRIQGGGGPL